From Actinoplanes oblitus, a single genomic window includes:
- a CDS encoding AI-2E family transporter, protein MRSTPDARPGRGMNRPVVRPGHRRNQTVPVPPAMLPRGALVLLGCACLVVVVAGLRWVSDLIGPVFLGLMLVVTVSPLTGWLRRRRVPGWLAALATVLVIYAILVALGAALAVSVTELIDLMPTYAQQFSDLRDAIVNGLGSLGVSTEQARTAVGAANPESVLHAIGWLFGGLAAVLSNTLFLAAVLLFMCLDAVEFPARLRIVVGERPQVVAALRSFAGGTRRYLVVCTVFGLIVAVFDTLLLWALGVPLPLLWGLLSFITNYIPNIGFVIGVIPPALLGLLQGGPQLMITVIVLYCLVNFIIQSVIQPKVVGDAVGLSTTISFLALIFWAWVLGGLGALLAIPLTLLAKGLLVDIDPSTRWMNVLLADSPAQDEAPAAPAPRP, encoded by the coding sequence GTGAGGTCCACGCCCGACGCCCGGCCGGGCCGGGGCATGAACCGGCCGGTGGTCCGTCCGGGGCACCGCCGCAACCAGACGGTGCCGGTGCCACCCGCGATGCTGCCCCGCGGGGCGCTGGTGCTGCTCGGCTGCGCCTGCCTGGTGGTCGTGGTGGCCGGGCTGCGCTGGGTGTCCGACCTGATCGGCCCGGTCTTCCTGGGCCTGATGCTGGTGGTCACGGTCAGTCCGCTGACCGGGTGGCTGCGCCGCCGCCGGGTGCCGGGCTGGCTGGCCGCGCTCGCCACGGTGCTGGTGATCTACGCGATCCTGGTCGCGCTGGGCGCCGCCCTGGCGGTGTCGGTCACCGAGCTGATCGACCTGATGCCGACGTACGCCCAGCAGTTCAGTGACCTGCGCGACGCCATCGTGAACGGCCTCGGCTCGCTGGGCGTGAGCACCGAGCAGGCGCGCACCGCGGTGGGCGCGGCCAACCCGGAGTCGGTGCTGCACGCGATCGGCTGGCTGTTCGGCGGGCTGGCCGCGGTGCTGTCGAACACCCTGTTCCTGGCCGCGGTGCTGCTGTTCATGTGCCTGGACGCGGTGGAGTTCCCGGCCCGGCTGCGCATCGTGGTGGGCGAACGGCCGCAGGTCGTCGCCGCGCTCCGCTCGTTCGCCGGGGGCACCCGCCGCTACCTGGTGGTCTGCACGGTGTTCGGGCTGATCGTGGCGGTCTTCGACACGCTGCTGCTGTGGGCGCTCGGCGTGCCGCTGCCTCTGCTGTGGGGCCTGCTGTCGTTCATCACCAACTACATCCCGAACATCGGCTTCGTGATCGGCGTGATCCCGCCGGCGCTGCTCGGCCTGCTGCAGGGCGGCCCGCAGCTGATGATCACCGTGATCGTGCTGTACTGCCTGGTCAACTTCATCATCCAGTCGGTGATCCAGCCCAAGGTGGTGGGCGACGCGGTCGGGTTGTCGACCACCATCTCGTTCCTGGCGCTGATCTTCTGGGCCTGGGTGCTGGGCGGGCTCGGCGCGCTGCTGGCCATCCCGCTGACCCTGCTCGCCAAGGGCCTGCTGGTGGACATCGACCCGAGCACGCGGTGGATGAACGTCCTGCTCGCCGATTCCCCCGCACAGGATGAGGCTCCGGCCGCACCCGCACCGCGACCATGA
- a CDS encoding DUF1269 domain-containing protein, whose translation MTTFTVWKYDDPKGAEHAFDAVKYAAADDLVKIVDHAIVTWPQGASKPDTHHAHDRTRRGTGWGAFWGVVLGSLFFIPVIGGVVGAGVGALAKATEGTGIDRETLERIRLEVTEGTSALFLVTEEGNLDRLGERFHGMGMKLVATNLTDEERDELLETFGDHRP comes from the coding sequence ATGACGACCTTCACGGTATGGAAGTACGACGATCCGAAGGGCGCCGAGCACGCGTTCGACGCCGTCAAGTACGCGGCCGCCGACGATCTGGTGAAGATCGTCGACCACGCGATAGTGACCTGGCCGCAGGGCGCGAGCAAGCCGGACACCCACCACGCGCACGACCGCACCCGGCGCGGCACCGGCTGGGGCGCGTTCTGGGGTGTGGTGCTGGGCAGCCTGTTCTTCATCCCGGTGATCGGCGGCGTGGTCGGCGCCGGGGTGGGTGCGCTGGCCAAGGCCACCGAGGGGACTGGGATCGACCGCGAGACGCTGGAGCGGATCCGGCTGGAGGTCACCGAGGGGACCTCGGCGCTGTTCCTGGTCACCGAGGAGGGCAATCTGGACCGGCTGGGCGAGCGGTTCCACGGGATGGGCATGAAGCTGGTCGCCACCAACCTCACCGACGAGGAACGCGACGAGCTGCTCGAGACCTTCGGCGACCACCGGCCATGA